From a region of the Mercurialis annua linkage group LG1-X, ddMerAnnu1.2, whole genome shotgun sequence genome:
- the LOC126665326 gene encoding 40S ribosomal protein S19, mitochondrial-like, giving the protein MLATVRTKLLSGASSVLEQSLLRTQCKPYSVALKETSLFGRGSTHLHNLGFAVGLKPLRMDFPGPTLSMSFSSDSSYNSVKKNVATRLPFVDAFLLKIKKNKELLANRKIWSRRSVILPEFVGSNVRIYNGKTFVRCKITETKVGHKFGEFAYTRKRRHLRQSAAAAAAKKKVKKKA; this is encoded by the exons ATGTTGGCAACTGTTAGGACAAAACTTCTCTCCGGCGCTTCTTCG GTACTGGAGCAGTCATTACTCagaactcaatgtaaaccttaTTCTGTCGCACTCAAAGAG ACATCTTTGTTTGGAAGAGGATCAACTCACTTGCACAATCTAG GATTTGCAGTTGGTTTAAAACCTTTAAG AATGGATTTCCCGGGTCCTACTTTAAGCATGTCCTTTTCTTCAGATTCGTCTTACAATAGT GTGAAAAAGAATGTTGCAACAAGACTTCCTTTTGTTGATGCATTCCTGTTGAAAATCAAGAAGAATAAAGAACTTCTCGCTAACAGGAAAATCTGGTCACGTAGATCTGTTATTTTACCAGAATTTGTTGGTTCCAATGTACGGATTTACaatggaaaaacgtttgttCGTTGTAAGATCACTGAAACAAAGGTTGGTCATAAATTTGGAGAGTTTGCTTATACGCGAAAGCGTAGACATCTCCGACAAagtgctgctgctgctgctgctaaaAAGAAGGTGAAAAAGAAGGCTTGA
- the LOC126665078 gene encoding probable F-box protein At4g22030 produces MASLQTSGYLVSSSSSSFSSKSSINAAISVPKLPNFNFPLPKVPSRTLVDELILKDAFTKKVDDESFMKSVITTNSKAATVKLYAILEAVADRVEMHKNIGEQRDNWNKLLLNSINMITLTATSIAGVASACGGAGVPHFALNLSSTLLFTAATGMLLIMNKIQPSQLAEEQRNAARLFNQLYRNIKTRLALHDNHTEMDVKDAMNKVLALDKAYPLPLMGKMIEKFPERFEPASWWKKPNNKSPRKNTRSQGNINGWNEDLEMEMREVLEVIKTKDVEEYKRLGNAALKVNKILAISGPLLTGIAAVGSAFAGHGSLAAVIAVTAGALATTVNTVEHGGQVGMVVEMYRNCAGFFSLLEESVESTLEISEPERRENGDLFETKVALKLGRSLSELRDLARKSYACRMEVTEVDEFASKLI; encoded by the coding sequence ATGGCCTCCTTACAAACTTCAGGTTATTTGGTCTCTTCTTCTTCGTCATCTTTCTCTTCAAAAAGTTCGATAAATGCTGCAATTTCTGTCCctaaacttccaaattttaattTCCCACTTCCAAAAGTACCATCGAGAACTTTGGTTGATGAACTCATCTTAAAAGATGCATTTACAAAGAAAGTTGACGATGAATCTTTCATGAAATCTGTTATTACGACTAACTCTAAGGCTGCAACAGTCAAGCTTTACGCAATCTTAGAAGCTGTTGCTGATAGAGTAGAGATGCACAAAAACATCGGCGAGCAACGTGATAATTGGAATAAACTTCTTTTAAACTCCATTAACATGATAACTCTAACGGCGACTTCCATTGCCGGAGTTGCATCAGCATGTGGTGGTGCAGGTGTTCCTCATTTCGCTTTAAATCTTTCGTCAACTCTTTTGTTCACGGCAGCCACCGGGATGTTGCTTATAATGAACAAAATCCAGCCTTCACAGCTCGCAGAAGAGCAACGTAACGCCGCAAGATTGTTCAACCAGCTCTATAGAAACATAAAAACCAGACTTGCTCTTCATGATAATCATACTGAAATGGACGTGAAGGATGCGATGAACAAGGTTCTGGCTCTCGACAAAGCTTATCCGCTTCCTTTAATGGGGAAAATGATTGAGAAATTTCCTGAAAGATTTGAGCCTGCTTCTTGGTGGAAAAAACCTAACAATAAATCACCAAGAAAAAACACAAGATCACAAGGAAATATCAATGGATGGAATGAAGATCTTGAAATGGAAATGAGAGAGGTTCTTGAAgtgataaaaacaaaagatgttGAAGAATATAAGAGATTAGGAAATGCTGCATTAAAGGTAAACAAGATTTTAGCCATCTCAGGTCCATTACTCACCGGCATTGCAGCTGTAGGATCTGCTTTTGCCGGTCATGGATCTTTGGCTGCTGTAATAGCAGTCACTGCGGGTGCTTTAGCTACGACGGTTAATACAGTTGAGCATGGCGGTCAGGTAGGTATGGTGGTGGAAATGTACAGAAACTGTGCTGGATTCTTCTCACTGTTGGAGGAATCTGTCGAGTCTACACTTGAAATTAGTGAACCGGAGAGAAGAGAAAATGGAGATTTATTTGAAACGAAGGTGGCTTTGAAGCTGGGAAGAAGCTTGTCGGAGCTTAGAGATCTTGCTCGAAAATCATATGCCTGTCGAATGGAAGTAACCGAAGTTGATGAATTTGCAAGCAAACTCATTTGA
- the LOC126665322 gene encoding uncharacterized protein LOC126665322, giving the protein MADTVQYRLERMVDELDDLEKRGIFTHQEISEIVKQRRKFEYRLKRPSPLKQDYLAYIDYELQVDSLRRLRKKSIARDLENKGSNKRMKTSVSDLAGVSKIADIYRLAVTRYKGDIDLWFQYLEFCRQRRNGRMKKVLAQLIRFHPKVPGVWIYAAAWEFDHNLNVSAARALMQSGLRVCPNSEDLWIEYLRMELTYLNKLKARKVALGEDTGTLVRDSVDANEQQWKDENNGVFMSLGEESGNGNGASVNIEEKIDLFREQGLKILETIYSRAVETLPSSFGLRKRLFEIFEAVELAHSEDLREKILNDMKRDFSKDTEYWDWLARFEMTSSSSTQDLTGGVMPPRLEKAIEVYEEALQFVPSPTMFSLYAKFFMDAIAPKREENQLSGLPVHSEDYISHLLKIYEKAEASGCLTEDLAFEYVSFYLQLGKLEEARLLAKNFCNGKLSDSVKLWLLMFSIEIRYLTNNVSGPSEVDLQSIFGLFRRVLTKKPILEAEDLWIMAIKYFAMKRQYFDKLVEMSFISVAKDGGSDDGFSLPSAIINCVLQMDGYQRARETYKRFLALPRPGLALYRTCIELEENLASNCLGNARKLYESALTTYNQNVRLWCDYHAMEIKLGTSETANAVYWRARKTLKDLAALSFAPDLL; this is encoded by the exons ATGGCGGACACCGTACAGTACCGTCTCGAGCGCATGGTCGACGAGCTCGACGACCTAGAAAAGCGCGGTATTTTCACTCATCAAGAGATATCCGAAATTGTCAAGCAAAGACGCAAATTCGAGTACAGATTGAAGAGACCCAGTCCATTGAAACAAGATTACTTAGCCTACATTGACTACGAACTTCAAGTCGACTCCCTCCGCCGTCTAAGAAAGAAATCGATTGCTCGTGATCTTGAGAATAAAGGAAGCAACAAGAGAATGAAAACCTCAGTTTCTGATCTTGCCGGCGTTTCCAAAATCGCTGATATTTATCGTCTCGCTGTTACGAGATATAAAGGCGATATTGACCTTTGGTTTCAGTATTTAGAGTTTTGCAGACAACGCAGAAATGGCAGAATGAAGAAA GTACTGGCTCAATTAATTAGGTTTCACCCTAAAGTTCCAGGAGTTTGGATATATGCTGCAGCTTGGGAATTTGAtcataatttaaatgtttcagcAGCTCGAGCTCTTATGCAGAGTGGGTTGAGGGTTTGCCCTAACTCTGAAGATCTTTGGATAGAGTATCTTCGGATGGAACTTACGTATCTTAACAAGTTAAAAGCTAGGAAAGTTGCTCTTGGAGAAGATACAGGAACTCTGGTTCGTGATAGTGTAGACGCCAATGAGCAACAATGGAAAGATGAAAACAATGGTGTGTTTATGTCACTTGGTGAGGAAAGTGGAAATGGTAATGGAGCAAGTGTTAATATTGAGGAGAAAATCGATTTGTTTCGGGAACAGGGTTTGAAAATTCTTGAAACTATTTATAGTAGAGCCGTTGAGACTCTTCCTTCGAGTTTTGGCCTGAGAAAGCGGTTGTTTGAGATATTTGAAGCTGTAGAATTGGCACACTCAGAAGATCTGCGTGAGAAGATCTTGAATGATATGAAGAGAGACTTTTCTAAAGATACTGAGTATTGGGACTGGCTTGCTAGATTTGAAATGACTAGTTCTAGTAGCACACAGGACTTGACAGGCGGTGTCATGCCACCACGACTTGAAAAGGCAATTGAG GTTTATGAGGAGGCACTACAATTTGTGCCCTCACCAACTATGTTTAGCCTGTATGCAAAGTTTTTTATGGATGCCATTGCGCCTAAAAGAGAAGAAAACCAGCTTTCTGGATTGCCTGTTCATTCAGAAGATTATATCTCCCATCTCTTGAAAATATATGAGAAAGCGGAGGCATCGGGGTGCTTGACTGAGGATCTTGCTTTTGAATATGTTTCATTTTACTTGCAACTAGGAAAGCTAGAAGAAGCCAGGTTGCTAGCAAAAAACTTTTGCAATGGGAAACTGTCCGATTCAGTAAAATTATGGCTTTTAATGTTCTCGATagaaattagatatttaacaaATAATGTTTCTGGACCAAGTGAAGTTGATTTGCAATCCATCTTTGGGCTCTTTAGAAGGGTGTTGACTAAAAAGCCAATATTAGAAGCTGAGGACTTGTGGATAATG GCAATCAAGTATTTTGCGATGAAAAGGCAGTATTTTGACAAGCTGGTTGAAATGTCATTTATTTCAGTAGCTAAAGATGGTGGCAGTGACGATGGCTTCTCCCTCCCTTCTGCTATTATAAATTGTGTTCTCCAGATGGATGGATATCAACGTGCAAGGGAGACATATAAACG TTTTCTTGCCCTGCCTCGTCCTGGTCTTGCTTTATACAGAACTTGCATTGAGTTGGAAGAGAACCTTGCGTCTAACTGTCTCGGAAATGCCAGAAAATTATATGAATCTGCACTTACAACTTACAATCAAAATGTGAGATTGTGGTGCGACTACCATGCCATGGAGATTAAG CTGGGAACATCAGAAACAGCAAATGCCGTCTATTGGCGTGCACGGAAGACACTTAAAGATTTGGCAGCACTAAGCTTTGCTCCGGACTTGTTATAA
- the LOC126666194 gene encoding uncharacterized protein LOC126666194 → MNHSTPPNQHVDALKSCNNNVRVLRRRVGDDHIDLAPEISLKPPMVRPYVRSKMPRLRWTSDLHQCFVHAVERLGGEDRATPKMVLQIMNVKGLTISHVKSHLQMYRSMKHEQMIQEAAMAAKKNERAVGIIHRNPSYFAHLNSMCCHQFKGKDCNNSLLNHGHGGVSSNTSMATQRREKQEIWNIGKKVSDESFSNEEVTSKEWEQKPNPYYIIFNDLLKTNTALEQKKASLTNGGDPEKNHKVLEHRNSDKMCLSLKSNASESSLLELKKAENLNMNDVSLELTLG, encoded by the exons ATGAATCACAGTACCCCTCCTAATCAACATGTTGATGCTTTAAAATCTTGTAATAATAATGTCAGAGTCTTAAGGAGACGAGTTGGTGATGATCATATTGATTTAGCTCCTGAAATAAGCTTGAAACCTCCCATGGTTCGGCCTTATGTTCGATCAAAAATGCCTCGTCTTCGATGGACTTCTGATCTTCACCAGTGCTTTGTTCATGCTGTCGAAAGGCTCGGTGGAGAAGATC GAGCTACTCCAAAGATGGTTTTGCAGATTATGAATGTGAAGGGGCTTACCATATCTCACGTTAAAAGCCATCTTCAG ATGTACAGAAGCATGAAGCATGAGCAAATGATACAAG AAGCGGCTATGGCAGCAAAGAAAAATGAGAGAGCGGTCGGAATTATTCACCGGAATCCGAGTTATTTCGCGCACCTGAATTCGATGTGTTGCCATCAGTTTAAAGGCAAAGACTGTAACAATTCACTACTCAATCATGGGCATGGTGGAGTTAGTTCAAATACTAGCATGGCTACACAAAG AAGAGAAAAACAAGAGATTTGGAATATTGGGAAAAAAGTGAGTGATGAATCATTCTCAAATGAAGAAGTAACAAGCAAGGAATGGGAACAGAAGCCAAATCCTTACTATATCATCTTCAATGATCTACTCAAAACCAACACTGCCCTA GAGCAAAAAAAGGCGTCGCTAACAAATGGTGGTGATCCGGAGAAAAACCATAAGGTTTTAGAACATAGAAATAGTGACAAAATGTGTTTGTCACTAAAATCAAATGCTTCCGAGTCGTCATTATTGGAGCTGAAAAAAGCTGAGAATTTAAATATGAATGATGTTTCTCTCGAACTTACTCTTGGTTAG
- the LOC126665323 gene encoding aminomethyltransferase, mitochondrial, whose amino-acid sequence MRGGLWQLGQSINRRLSQADKRTVARRFFASEADLKKTVLYDFHVAHGGKMVPFAGWSMPIQYKDSIMDSTINCRQNGSLFDVSHMCGLSLKGKDCIPFLEKLVIADVAALAPGTGTLTVFTNEKGGAIDDSVITKVKDDLLYLVVNAGCRDKDLAHIEEHMKAFKAKGGDVSWHIHDERSLLALQGPLAAPVLQHLTKEDLSKIYFGEFHMIDINGSPCFLTRTGYTGEDGFEISVPSEHAVDLAKAILEKSEGKVRLTGLGARDSLRLEAGLCLYGNDMEQHTTPIEAGLTWAIGKRRKAEGGFLGAEVILKQLAEGPKIRRVGFTSTGPPPRSHSEIQNENGENIGEVTSGGFSPCLKKNISMGYVKSGIHKAGTKVKLLVRGKAYDGVVTKMPFVPTKYYKPT is encoded by the exons ATGAGAGGAGGTCTATGGCAACTTGGTCAGTCTATCAACCGCCGTCTTTCGCAGGCTGATAAGAGGACTGTAGCTCGTCGATTCTTTGCCTCTGAAGCTGATCTCAAAAAGACTGTTCTTTATGACTTTCATGTCGCGCATGGTGGAAAGATGGTTCCATTTGCTGGGTGGAGCATGCCTATTCAGTACAAGGATTCTATCATGGACTCAACTATTAACTGTAGGCAGAATGGCAGCCTCTTTGATGTTTCCCATATGTGTGGACTGAGCCTCAAGGGAAAGGATTGCATTCCGTTCCTCGAGAAGCTTGTTATTGCTGATGTTGCTGCTCTTGCACCGGGAACTGGCACTCTTACTGTCTTCACAAATGAAAAGGGAGGAGCAATTGATGATTCAGTGATCACCAAAGTTAAAGATGACCTTTTATACTTGGTTGTGAATGCTGGGTGTAGGGATAAGGATCTGGCTCATATCGAAGAGCACATGAAGGCATTTAAGGCAAAGGGTGGTGATGTCTCATGGCACATTCATGATGAGAGATCTCTTCTCGCTCTTCAG GGTCCTCTTGCTGCCCCAGTTCTTCAACATTTGACAAAAGAGGATCTGAGCAAGATATATTTTGGGGAATTCCATATGATAGACATCAATGGATCACCCTGCTTTCTCACTAGGACAGG GTACACTGGCGAAGATGGATTTGAAATCTCAGTTCCTTCAGAGCATGCGGTGGATCTTGCCAAGGCAATCTTAGAAAAATCTGAAGGAAAAGTAAGGCTGACAGGGCTAGGCGCACGTGACAGTCTCCGACTTGAAGCTGGGCTTTGTTTATATGGTAATGACATGGAACAGCACACAACACCTATAGAGGCAGGATTGACATGGGCCATAGGGAAAAGGAGAAAGGCTGAAGGTGGTTTTCTCGGCGCTGAGGTAATACTCAAACAACTAGCAGAAGGCCCCAAAATCAGGCGTGTAGGATTTACCTCTACAGGTCCTCCACCTAGATCCCACAGTGAGATCCAGAATGAGAATGGGGAAAATATTGGAGAAGTCACAAGCGGGGGATTTAGTCCATGCCTGAAGAAGAACATTTCCATGGGATACGTGAAATCCGGAATACACAAAGCAGGCACCAAAGTTAAACTCCTTGTACGAGGGAAGGCCTATGATGGAGTTGTCACAAAAATGCCTTTTGTGCCAACTAAATATTACAAGCCAACTTAA
- the LOC126665325 gene encoding uncharacterized protein LOC126665325 — protein MVMVHLYGVIGNCHCCPGFNGLYEAFSCKIVHRPLLRVPRNKLVCNSSLSWNEHSQLRTHHLWQRVASNRWLCRSHDSISPDDEYRSSRNIAITLFRRYRNVIDRGGGDNLKEFISAGVNAYALGCTDEGLRKELHAMKESGVKIEAMQNFGGNTSVQSKIFANEINECILWLSIIFITILCTPQPTIVRWSSIPPVSNEILLQWNGFCALIANAYYVKGMAWLPVKTLQLEQMAVVGYAEEPSIVASRMRLVFSTLEIVSPQWPRV, from the exons ATGGTAATGGTACATCTATATGGAGTAATTGGCAACTGCCACTGCTGTCCAGGTTTTAATGGTCTCTATGAAGCTTTTTCTTGCAAGATTGTTCATAGGCCCCTATTACGTGTTCCGCGTAATAAATTAGTTTGCAACAGTTCTCTTTCTTGGAATGAGCATAGCCAGCTTAGGACTCATCACTTATGGCAAAGAGTGGCTTCAAACAGATGGCTG TGCCGATCGCATGATTCTATTTCGCCTGATGATGAGTATCGTTCATCTCGGAACATAGCTATCACTTTGTTTAGGCGATACAGGAACGTAATTGATCGTGGAGGAGGTGACAACTTAAAA GAGTTCATTAGTGCTGGGGTGAATGCATATGCTCTAGGCTGCACAGATGAAGGACTGCGTAAGGAACTTCATGCCATGAAGGAATCTGGAGTTAAGATTGAAGCAATGCAGAATTTTGGAGGAAACACCAGTGTCCAATCAAAGATATTTGCTAATGAG ATAAATGAGTGTATTTTGTGGTTGAGCATTATATTCATCACCATCTTATGTACTCCACAACCAACTATAGTTAGATGGTCATCTATACCGCCAGTGTCGAATGAAATACTGCTTCAGTGGAATGGATTTTGTGCTCTCATAGCAAATGCATATTATGTGAAGGGAATGGCATG GCTTCCTGTGAAGACTCTGCAGCTAGAACAAATGGCCGTTGTGGGATATGCTGAGGAGCCATCCATTGTTGCCAGCCGAATGCGATTAGTATTTAGCACTCTTGAGATAGTAAGTCCACAATGGCCAAGAGTCTAG